The Cardiocondyla obscurior isolate alpha-2009 unplaced genomic scaffold, Cobs3.1 scaffold31_0_849067, whole genome shotgun sequence genome includes the window GAAAGAAGAATGAAAGGTTGGGATGGTAAAATAGAGAGGATAGGAAaggaaaggggggaaaaagagaaagaaacgatgaggctaaagaagaaaatggagGAAGTAGAAAATAGAATGAAAAATTGGGAAGAAATATTGGAGAGAGCAGGAAAAGTAAgaggagaaaaggaagaagggACAGAAGTTAAAGATAAAAGGTTAGATGAAGTTAAAATAGGAAAGGATAGTGGAATAGAAGAAAGATTAAAGACTTTggaattagataaaaaaaagataaaaagggattgggaagagaaggaaaaagagatagaagagaagaagaaggaaaatgagaaagaaaaagagatagtAAAAAAGAGATTcgaggaaatagaaaaaactaTGAATGGCTGGGAAGAAAAGTTAGAAAAAGCGGGAAAGGTAAAGGATGAAAATAAGGCggagatagaagaaaaaaaggaaagtttCATAGAAGATAATATAGGAAAAGAAAGTGGATCGGTAGAGAGAGTCATGAGTTTGGAGttagatagagaaagaaaagatagagaagtaagaaagaagaatataataataaaaggcgTGAAAATAATGGAAGGGAGAAAGGAAGTTTGGAGAAGAAATGTAgaggaaataataaagatgACGGGAGCAGAGGTTAAAGTTGGAGAAGTGAGGAAAATAGGAGCAATTAATAAGGAGGGGATGGGAATGGTGGTGGTAAAATTTGAGagtataaaagagaaattggaggtttttaaaggaaaagtaaAGTTaaggaatagaaaagaatGGATTCAAGATGATTTAACGGTAAAGGAAAGGAAAGCAGAATGGATTATCAGGGCGGAAGCTGAGAGATTAAGACGGGCAGGAAAAATGGTTAAAAAGGGTTATATGAAATTGTGGATAGAGAATAAAGTATGGGTGTGGGATGAGGTAAGAGAAGAACTGAGGGAATGGAAAGGCATGAGAAAGGAAAAGTGGGAAGAACAGGTAATAAAAGAGAATGaggtaaagagaaagaggttTGGATTAAGTGAGATAGGGAAAAGATTGTAAGAGTTAGTATAGGAAAATGAGATTAAAAGGTAGTAGAAAAAGATGGTAGATAAAGATGTttttagaagaagaaaagaggaaaatgaaGGTTAGAAGTGTGAATGAGGTGAATGGGAAGATTAAAAAGAATGCGCCGGAAGCGAAGGTCCCGTAGCATGTGTGAGAGGAATGGAAGTATGGGTGAAATgtggctctctctctctaatgTTAGAATTAGTATTTTGGTATATGGAGGATAGTTGTATAATAGTTTAAGCATTgggaaagaaataattgtaaacgGAGCGGAGGTCCGGTGTACCCCGCAAGGGAATAAAACACCTTCTGtactgtattattattatttgttattaattaaaaagtattattaatataaatataatttttttttaccagatGATTGAATTAATCCAATAATTTGGACTTTGTTTCctttattgatatttaactttatgtattcaattttagaaaattctaaaatgTGTACTTCTAATTTATACATCCCGTCCGTTATTGCCCCAcatccaatttttttatttaatttgggGTCATGTATCTCcgcaaaatttgttttaatgtaACCATCTAaacctttttaattattataaaaaatttaatatagtatttgtaaattttaattaatttttaataaaattttttactacaTACTAATTCGCTGTGTTGTGTTAAATATTTCAGTAAATTTAATGGTTATTGGATTCTCTATAAAATTTGTTGTAGGCTCATATTTCCCTAAGTttgtaataattgaattactgcgtattaataattcaaatggTACATTTCCATTATTAAATGCAGCAATTTTTGGTACTCGCGCTTGAACACCATCCAGATGAataatctaaatattttttaaatataagttatttaaaaaaaaagataaaaaacaaaaaaaagaaagacaaaatatttaaattttaaatataagttatttaaaaagaaagattaaacaAAC containing:
- the LOC139112597 gene encoding golgin subfamily A member 6-like protein 22, with the translated sequence MNEKVLEGKGKGKHMQQEGWMEIIKELRTGFGVMAKELKDTAECNVEIKKCLVEIVEGCERDKEMFKKRIVDMEKKIKEYENRIEKFGKEKEEMEKEKERIRKKVEEVERRMKGWDGKIERIGKERGEKEKETMRLKKKMEEVENRMKNWEEILERAGKVRGEKEEGTEVKDKRLDEVKIGKDSGIEERLKTLELDKKKIKRDWEEKEKEIEEKKKENEKEKEIVKKRFEEIEKTMNGWEEKLEKAGKVKDENKAEIEEKKESFIEDNIGKESGSVERVMSLELDRERKDREVRKKNIIIKGVKIMEGRKEVWRRNVEEIIKMTGAEVKVGEVRKIGAINKEGMGMVVVKFESIKEKLEVFKGKVKLRNRKEWIQDDLTVKERKAEWIIRAEAERLRRAGKMVKKGYMKLWIENKVWVWDEVREELREWKGMRKEKWEEQVIKENEVKRKRFGLSEIGKRL